CCTGGTGCGCTGGTTCGCCGACAGGCGCCTGGTGCGCGCGGAGTCGGAGGACACCCGCATCTTCCGGGGCGCCGAGCGCCAGCAGTTCGACGCGCTCCGGGGCCGGCTGGAGTCCCTGGTCCGCCGGGGCAAGTACCTGCTCTTCGCCTTCGAGGGCGGCAAGGGGCTGATGGGGCACCTGGGGATGACGGGCAAGTTCGTCCGCCGCACCGAGGGGCGGGTGGAGCCCTACAGCCGCGCCCGTTTCCATCTGGACGATGGTCACGTCATCCACTTTTCAGATCCCCGCATGTTCGGGCGCCTGGAGCCGGCGCCGGCCGCGCGCCTGCGCGAGCTGGACGCGGTGAAGATTCTGGGCCGGGATCCGCTGGCGGACGGCCTCACGGCGGGACAGCTCCAGGCGGCCGTAGGCCCCTCCCGGAAGGACCTGAAGGTGGCCCTGATGGACCAGGAGCGCATCTCCGGCCTGGGCAACATCCACGCCGCCGAGGCCCTCTTCCGGGCCGGACTTCACCCCTCGCGACAGCCC
This genomic window from Myxococcus hansupus contains:
- the mutM gene encoding bifunctional DNA-formamidopyrimidine glycosylase/DNA-(apurinic or apyrimidinic site) lyase → MPELPEVEIARRNLVRWFADRRLVRAESEDTRIFRGAERQQFDALRGRLESLVRRGKYLLFAFEGGKGLMGHLGMTGKFVRRTEGRVEPYSRARFHLDDGHVIHFSDPRMFGRLEPAPAARLRELDAVKILGRDPLADGLTAGQLQAAVGPSRKDLKVALMDQERISGLGNIHAAEALFRAGLHPSRQPGSLTPDEWKRLVQAIRASIDFGLKEQEGEEPVYLEEGRSENPFLIYGRAGSPCSQCGTRVESFTQGGRTTHFCPKCQPRGRTTK